One Phycisphaerae bacterium RAS2 DNA window includes the following coding sequences:
- a CDS encoding UDP-glucose 4-epimerase: MDFLVTGGAGFIGSHLVERLVGMGRTVRVADSFITGKKRNLAPFEGKYEIIEGDLSDPAICARAVAGVRVVLHQAALGSVPKSVADPATSHRNNVQATFNLLDAARQAGVKRFIYAASSSAYGESPTLPKVESMSTSPLSPYAVQKLMGEYYLSVFHRCYGMETISLRYFNVFGPRQDPHGQYAAVIPAFVSAMLKGKSPIIYGDGEQSRDFTYVENVVNANMAAIEAKALHGEVVNIACHDRVTLNDMIGHLNKLLGTTITPTYAPARAGDIKHSYADIRLAEQVIGYKPTVTFADGLARAIDWYRKNLD; this comes from the coding sequence ATGGATTTTCTCGTCACCGGCGGCGCCGGTTTCATCGGATCGCATCTTGTCGAACGCCTCGTCGGCATGGGCCGCACCGTGCGCGTGGCCGACAGCTTCATCACCGGCAAGAAGAGAAACCTCGCGCCGTTTGAAGGCAAGTACGAAATCATCGAAGGCGATTTGTCCGACCCGGCGATCTGTGCCCGCGCCGTCGCCGGCGTGCGCGTCGTGCTTCATCAGGCGGCGCTCGGCTCGGTACCCAAGAGCGTGGCCGACCCGGCGACAAGCCATCGCAACAACGTGCAGGCGACATTCAACCTCCTTGACGCGGCGCGCCAGGCGGGTGTGAAGCGGTTCATCTACGCCGCCAGCAGCTCGGCCTACGGCGAGTCTCCGACGCTGCCCAAAGTCGAATCGATGTCGACCAGCCCGCTTTCGCCCTACGCCGTGCAGAAGCTCATGGGCGAATACTACCTGTCCGTCTTTCACCGCTGCTACGGCATGGAGACGATTTCGCTGCGTTACTTCAACGTCTTCGGCCCGCGGCAGGACCCGCACGGCCAGTACGCCGCTGTTATCCCGGCTTTCGTGAGCGCCATGTTGAAAGGCAAGTCACCGATCATCTACGGCGACGGCGAACAGTCGCGCGATTTCACCTACGTCGAGAACGTCGTGAACGCCAACATGGCAGCCATCGAGGCAAAGGCCCTGCACGGCGAGGTCGTGAACATCGCGTGCCACGATCGCGTCACGCTGAACGACATGATCGGGCACTTGAACAAGCTGCTCGGCACAACCATCACACCGACTTACGCCCCGGCCCGCGCCGGCGACATCAAGCACTCCTACGCCGACATCCGCCTCGCCGAACAGGTGATTGGGTATAAGCCGACCGTCACGTTCGCCGACGGCCTGGCCCGGGCGATCGACTGGTATCGCAAGAACCTGGATTGA
- the ispB gene encoding Octaprenyl-diphosphate synthase, whose translation MEHATAFQTATASPRPADFPTGAAPDDLFAPIAPALDQAIAIFDEELRSDLPFVRDLIAQVRRYRGKLLRPRLALLSAQACGGIRREHLTLAAVVEMVHLATLVHDDVLDEADVRRDGPTFNALAGNEAAVMLGDCLISHAYHLCCSLDSTRVARRIAAVTNTLCEGELMQIHHRGNLALTEAEYIEIITRKTAALTSAATELAAELCAVDSETVRHLAGYGRELGIAFQIVDDLLDLTGSQQDVGKSVGRDAQLGKLTLPAIRFREQHPDRRAELEAALADGGAGNGGAVNGARLSQLLDGTDAVEFSFAAARARVAAAQAHLDKLPTATTPESFDARRALAAAAGAVLTRRR comes from the coding sequence ATGGAACACGCCACGGCATTTCAAACTGCAACGGCATCACCGCGACCGGCGGATTTCCCGACCGGGGCAGCCCCCGACGATCTATTTGCTCCGATCGCGCCGGCCCTCGATCAGGCGATCGCGATCTTCGATGAAGAGTTGCGCAGCGATCTGCCTTTTGTTCGAGATTTGATCGCGCAGGTTCGCCGCTATCGCGGGAAGCTTCTGCGTCCGCGTCTCGCCCTGCTCTCGGCGCAGGCCTGCGGCGGCATTCGGCGCGAGCACCTCACGCTCGCCGCTGTGGTCGAGATGGTTCACCTCGCGACGCTCGTCCACGACGACGTGCTGGATGAAGCCGACGTGCGACGCGACGGACCCACCTTCAACGCACTCGCCGGCAACGAAGCCGCCGTCATGCTCGGCGATTGCCTGATCTCGCACGCGTACCATCTGTGTTGCAGCCTCGATTCAACACGCGTCGCCCGGCGCATCGCCGCGGTGACCAACACGCTCTGCGAGGGCGAGTTGATGCAGATTCACCATCGCGGAAACCTCGCCCTGACCGAGGCCGAGTACATTGAGATCATCACGCGCAAGACGGCTGCCCTGACCAGCGCGGCCACCGAACTGGCTGCTGAACTTTGCGCCGTTGATTCGGAGACCGTTCGCCATCTGGCCGGCTATGGTCGCGAACTGGGCATCGCGTTTCAGATTGTCGATGACTTGCTGGACTTGACCGGTTCGCAGCAGGATGTGGGCAAGTCCGTCGGACGCGATGCTCAGCTTGGCAAGCTGACACTCCCGGCGATTCGCTTTCGCGAGCAGCATCCCGATCGCCGCGCCGAACTGGAGGCCGCACTGGCGGACGGCGGCGCTGGAAACGGCGGCGCAGTAAACGGCGCGCGTCTTTCGCAATTGCTCGATGGAACCGACGCGGTCGAATTCTCATTCGCCGCGGCACGGGCACGCGTCGCCGCGGCCCAGGCTCATCTCGACAAGTTGCCCACTGCAACGACGCCGGAATCGTTCGACGCCCGCCGCGCACTCGCCGCCGCAGCCGGCGCGGTCCTCACCCGCCGGCGCTGA
- the recO gene encoding DNA repair protein RecO: protein MALIKDEAVVLRRLDFSESSQVLAVFTREHGQQRVIAKGVKRATRQRASVGIDLLERGDIVFSQRPGGEDRLSPLTEWRQLDNFPHLRADLARYYAGLYAGEAAAMLTEVHDPHAGLYDGLRAFLADLATGEAGVLLTRFLRLLLTEIGLQPELSVCTSCRRSVAGDRVLYFSSRSGGAICRDCEPASVEKFQLAVGAAGVTRGELTDGQAVRAALAMLDYHITEILGRPLRVARSMHASVVRPISAGG from the coding sequence ATGGCACTGATCAAGGACGAGGCCGTCGTGCTACGCAGGCTGGACTTCAGCGAGTCGTCGCAGGTGCTCGCGGTGTTCACGCGCGAGCACGGTCAACAGCGCGTCATCGCAAAGGGCGTAAAACGCGCGACGCGGCAACGCGCGAGCGTCGGCATCGATCTGCTTGAACGGGGCGACATCGTTTTCTCCCAGCGGCCGGGCGGAGAGGATCGACTTTCGCCCCTCACCGAATGGCGACAATTGGATAATTTTCCGCACTTGCGCGCCGACCTGGCGCGATACTACGCCGGGCTTTATGCGGGCGAGGCGGCGGCCATGCTCACCGAGGTGCATGATCCGCACGCGGGGTTGTATGACGGGTTGCGGGCGTTCCTTGCGGATCTTGCAACGGGCGAGGCGGGCGTTCTCCTGACGCGATTTCTGCGGCTGCTCCTGACGGAAATCGGCTTGCAGCCCGAGCTGTCGGTTTGCACGAGCTGCCGGCGCTCGGTGGCGGGGGACCGGGTGTTGTACTTCAGTTCGCGATCGGGCGGGGCGATCTGCCGGGATTGTGAGCCGGCATCCGTTGAGAAGTTTCAATTGGCGGTCGGCGCGGCAGGAGTCACGCGCGGTGAATTGACGGATGGACAGGCTGTGCGCGCGGCCCTGGCGATGTTGGACTATCACATCACGGAGATTCTGGGTCGGCCGCTGCGCGTGGCGCGATCCATGCACGCCTCGGTCGTCAGGCCGATCAGCGCCGGCGGGTGA
- a CDS encoding 7TM receptor with intracellular HD hydrolase translates to MLRQDEARRRSGEREIPLRDRVRRLLSWPIVIAFCFWGGASLIVLSGDERLPYYLGQEIEQPILSRINFERVNQSRTAEARKTAQQEVPDYFRLNHRVVDGIASGFRDLFAAVKAVESFEQFGESHGKRWSLDRAGYDALNAMGDDAGIAAFQRDVDQCSQRLTQRNMIERADIEREIRSTAGVVQLERGDGVFVPVAKERLIYAINSDHVDRLAQELVRDLFPSAVRPTLVSIVKNVINPPESKPEPLFVYDVDQTKAKLEEAAALPPVKDSFQAGDRLMKPGVLDGETLALLKAEHEEYLNQRNVEPRLLAGWRKKKAGIFGMIALLTAGLAVYTYRCQPRIAQKPTRALALAGLLLVMLFADRLLLTSLGTSPIWSVAAVTMTAAILTIAYSQIFAIGMTAGLALLLAITEEVPDGLLVVFLSVAAVVILLLGEIRTRLRMVEIGGVTALVGAISTGFLGLVMGESVSLIASEAARAALAALIGASVVLVLLPIIEKVFRITTNLTLLEWADTSNPLLRQLIERAPGTWQHSHLIGSIAESAAEEIEANGLLVRVGAYYHDIGKMCKPAYYVENQETRENAHRNLAPTMSLLVILAHVKDGLALAKEHSLPMVLHQFIAEHHGTTVVKYFHAMAEQEVRSGRRDEREADETEFRYPGPKPRSRESAILMICDGVEGAVRSLQDPTAGRIETVVHEIIMDRLMDGQFDDCDITLKELAGIEESIVRSLRAIHHGRIAYPKGESLEPRSPMQPQVRRA, encoded by the coding sequence TTGTTACGACAGGATGAAGCTCGGCGACGATCGGGCGAACGCGAAATCCCGCTGCGGGACCGGGTTCGTCGTTTGCTTAGCTGGCCGATCGTGATTGCGTTCTGCTTCTGGGGCGGAGCGTCCTTGATCGTGCTTTCGGGGGACGAGCGCCTGCCTTACTACCTCGGGCAGGAGATCGAGCAGCCGATCCTTTCGAGAATCAATTTCGAGCGCGTCAATCAGAGCCGGACGGCCGAAGCGCGCAAGACCGCACAACAGGAAGTGCCGGACTACTTTCGGCTGAACCATCGCGTGGTGGATGGGATTGCATCGGGCTTTCGCGACTTGTTCGCGGCGGTGAAGGCGGTCGAGAGTTTTGAGCAGTTTGGAGAGTCGCACGGCAAGCGCTGGTCGCTGGATCGCGCGGGATACGACGCGCTGAACGCGATGGGGGATGATGCGGGAATCGCAGCGTTCCAGCGCGATGTGGATCAGTGCTCGCAACGGCTGACACAGCGAAACATGATCGAGCGCGCGGACATCGAGCGCGAGATTCGCAGCACGGCAGGGGTCGTGCAATTGGAGCGTGGCGACGGCGTGTTTGTGCCGGTGGCCAAGGAGCGGCTGATCTACGCCATAAACAGCGACCACGTGGACCGGCTGGCGCAGGAACTGGTGCGAGACCTGTTCCCGTCAGCGGTTCGCCCGACGTTGGTCTCGATCGTCAAGAACGTGATCAATCCGCCGGAAAGCAAGCCGGAGCCGTTGTTTGTTTACGACGTGGACCAGACCAAGGCGAAATTGGAGGAAGCCGCGGCGCTTCCTCCCGTGAAGGACAGTTTCCAAGCGGGTGATCGCCTGATGAAGCCGGGCGTGCTCGATGGCGAGACGCTGGCCTTGCTGAAGGCGGAGCATGAGGAGTACCTGAATCAGCGCAACGTCGAGCCGCGCCTGCTGGCAGGCTGGCGCAAGAAAAAAGCGGGCATCTTCGGGATGATCGCGCTGCTGACGGCGGGCCTGGCGGTGTACACCTATCGATGTCAGCCGCGCATCGCGCAGAAGCCGACGCGGGCGTTGGCGCTGGCGGGGTTGCTTCTGGTGATGCTGTTCGCCGATCGGCTGCTGCTGACCAGCCTGGGGACCAGCCCGATCTGGAGCGTTGCGGCGGTGACGATGACGGCCGCGATCTTGACGATTGCCTATTCACAGATCTTCGCGATCGGCATGACGGCGGGCCTGGCTCTGCTGTTGGCGATCACCGAGGAAGTGCCTGACGGGCTGCTGGTGGTGTTCTTGAGTGTGGCGGCGGTCGTGATCCTGCTGCTGGGCGAGATTCGCACGCGGCTGCGGATGGTCGAGATCGGCGGCGTGACGGCGCTGGTTGGCGCGATCAGCACGGGGTTCCTCGGGCTGGTCATGGGAGAATCGGTGTCGCTGATCGCGAGCGAGGCCGCGCGGGCGGCGCTGGCCGCGTTGATCGGGGCGAGCGTCGTGCTGGTGCTGCTGCCGATCATCGAGAAAGTGTTTCGCATCACAACCAACCTGACGCTTCTGGAGTGGGCCGACACCAGCAATCCGTTGTTGCGGCAACTTATCGAACGCGCGCCGGGCACGTGGCAGCACAGCCACCTGATCGGCAGCATCGCCGAATCGGCCGCCGAGGAAATCGAGGCGAACGGACTCCTGGTGCGGGTCGGGGCGTATTACCACGACATCGGAAAGATGTGCAAGCCGGCGTACTACGTGGAGAACCAGGAAACGCGCGAGAACGCCCATCGCAACCTCGCGCCGACGATGAGCCTGCTGGTGATCCTCGCGCACGTGAAGGACGGCCTGGCGCTGGCGAAAGAGCACAGTCTGCCGATGGTGCTTCATCAATTCATCGCCGAGCATCACGGCACGACGGTGGTGAAGTATTTTCATGCGATGGCGGAACAGGAAGTGCGCAGCGGCCGCCGCGACGAGCGCGAGGCCGACGAGACGGAGTTTCGCTACCCCGGGCCGAAACCGCGATCGCGCGAATCGGCGATCCTGATGATCTGCGACGGTGTGGAAGGGGCGGTGCGCAGCCTGCAAGACCCGACGGCCGGTCGAATTGAGACAGTCGTACACGAGATCATCATGGACCGGCTGATGGACGGTCAGTTTGATGATTGCGATATCACCCTGAAGGAACTGGCGGGGATCGAAGAGAGCATCGTGCGCAGCCTGCGTGCGATTCACCACGGCCGAATCGCCTATCCCAAGGGCGAGTCGCTCGAGCCGAGGTCGCCGATGCAGCCGCAGGTTCGCCGCGCATGA